One Lutra lutra chromosome 7, mLutLut1.2, whole genome shotgun sequence DNA window includes the following coding sequences:
- the LOC125104919 gene encoding CB1 cannabinoid receptor-interacting protein 1-like codes for MGDLPGVVRLSIALRIQPNDGPVFFKVDGQRFGPNRTIKLLTGSSYKVEVKIKPTTLQVENISIGGVVVPLELKSKEPDGDRIVYTGTYDTEGVAPTKSGERQPIQITMPFTDIGTFETVWQVKFYNYHKRDHCQWGSPFSVIEYECKPNETCSLMWVNKESFL; via the coding sequence ATGGGGGACCTGCCGGGTGTCGTGCGCCTCTCCATCGCGCTGCGCATCCAGCCCAACGACGGCCCGGTCTTCTTCAAGGTGGACGGGCAGCGCTTCGGCCCGAACCGCACCATCAAGCTGCTCACCGGCTCCTCCTACAAGGTGGAGGTGAAGATTAAGCCCACCACGCTGCAAGTCGAGAACATTTCCATTGGTGGTGTGGTTGTCCCACTGGAGCTGAAGTCTAAAGAGCCTGATGGGGACAGAATTGTTTATACGGGCACATATGACACAGAAGGTGTGGCCCCAACCAAGAGTGGAGAACGACAACCCATCCAGATCACAATGCCGTTCACAGACATTGGGACCTTCGAGACAGTATGGCAAGTCAAGTTCTACAATTACCACAAGCGAGATCACTGCCAATGGGGAAGCCCCTTCTCTGTCATTGAGTATGAATGCAAGCCCAATGAGACATGCAGCCTCATGTGGGTGAACAAGGAGTCCTTCCTCTGA